The following coding sequences lie in one Nonomuraea muscovyensis genomic window:
- a CDS encoding ROK family transcriptional regulator, whose translation MLTAGQILQLIRDGSCRTRKALIDHTGLSRSTITDRVDRLIEAGYIHESGVESSGGGRPPSVLDIDATSRLVLVADLGAGHAHVALTDLAARPLAEERIEMRIERGPDAVLSWVREAFQRLLDRAGRPREQVCGIGVDLPGSVDHTAGKVVRSFLMPGWDDHPIGEALRADFDVPILVENDANAMALGEWWSSWRRTRALVLVKVSTGIGTGVILDGGIYRGAEEAAGNIGHVRLRMSDDRVCTCGSRGCVASLASGHALARDLGQQTSADVVRLVNAGDPTAIARTQEAGRTLGVLLATAVSLLNPGVLVLGGDMAETREHYLTGIRESVYSRSLPYTTRNLEIATSSLGQRAGIVGTAVIVMEHVLSPESVDAALAEGGRPRNRARTPAS comes from the coding sequence ATGCTGACGGCAGGACAGATCCTCCAGCTCATCCGCGATGGCTCCTGCCGCACCCGTAAGGCACTCATCGACCACACCGGCCTGTCCCGTTCGACGATCACCGACCGGGTCGACCGGCTGATCGAGGCCGGCTACATCCACGAGTCGGGCGTCGAGAGCTCCGGGGGCGGGCGGCCGCCCTCGGTGCTCGACATCGACGCCACCAGCCGGCTGGTGCTGGTGGCCGACCTGGGGGCCGGCCACGCGCACGTCGCCCTCACCGACCTCGCCGCCCGGCCACTGGCCGAGGAGCGCATCGAGATGCGCATCGAGCGCGGGCCGGACGCCGTCCTGTCGTGGGTGCGGGAGGCGTTCCAGCGGCTGCTCGACCGGGCCGGCCGGCCGCGCGAGCAGGTCTGCGGCATCGGCGTCGACCTGCCCGGCTCGGTCGACCACACGGCGGGCAAGGTCGTCAGGTCGTTCCTGATGCCGGGCTGGGACGACCATCCGATCGGCGAGGCGCTGCGGGCCGACTTCGACGTGCCGATCCTGGTGGAGAACGACGCCAACGCGATGGCCCTCGGCGAGTGGTGGTCGTCGTGGCGCCGCACCCGCGCCCTGGTGCTCGTCAAGGTCTCCACCGGCATCGGGACGGGCGTCATCCTCGACGGCGGGATCTACCGGGGCGCCGAGGAGGCCGCCGGCAACATCGGGCACGTCCGGCTGCGGATGAGCGACGACCGGGTGTGCACCTGCGGCTCGCGCGGGTGCGTCGCCTCGCTGGCCAGCGGCCACGCCCTGGCCCGCGACCTCGGGCAGCAGACCAGCGCCGACGTGGTGCGCCTGGTCAACGCCGGCGACCCCACGGCGATCGCGCGCACCCAGGAGGCGGGCCGCACGCTCGGCGTCCTGCTGGCCACGGCGGTCAGCCTGCTCAACCCCGGCGTGCTGGTGCTGGGCGGCGACATGGCCGAGACCCGGGAGCACTACCTGACGGGCATCAGGGAGAGCGTCTACTCCCGGAGCCTGCCGTACACCACCCGCAACCTGGAGATCGCGACCAGTTCCCTGGGACAGCGGGCCGGGATCGTGGGCACTGCGGTGATCGTCATGGAGCACGTCCTCAGTCCGGAGTCCGTCGACGCCGCCCTCGCCGAGGGCGGCCGGCCCCGGAACCGGGCCAGGACCCCCGCCTCCTGA
- a CDS encoding carbohydrate ABC transporter permease: MPSRDRVERGALRVLRPLVIAVLFLVTAFPFVYMVMLSVRDIQELILDPGSLWPSAFTFDTYVNVLTRQGFLTFMRNSLVVAVASVAVTLLISIPGAYAVARLRFFGRRQVHFLFLAVYLFPAIVLAIPLFVLFTMLGLRGSLVGLILVYIAQTVPVTVYMLRNYFETVPQSVEEAAAIDGCTRLSTIWRVVLPLSKPALMATGLYAFMIAWNEFLFALLFLVERRESWTVSLGLSQLAGSIEIPTTVLMAGSVVLTLPIVIIFFAGERLLTEGLTAGAEKG; the protein is encoded by the coding sequence GTGCCGAGCAGGGATAGGGTCGAGCGGGGGGCGCTGCGGGTGCTCCGGCCGCTGGTGATCGCCGTCCTCTTCCTGGTCACCGCGTTCCCGTTCGTCTACATGGTGATGCTGTCGGTCCGCGACATCCAGGAGCTGATCCTCGACCCCGGCTCGCTGTGGCCGAGCGCCTTCACCTTCGACACCTACGTCAACGTGCTGACCCGGCAGGGGTTCCTCACGTTCATGCGCAACAGCCTCGTCGTCGCCGTGGCGTCGGTGGCGGTCACGCTGCTGATCTCCATCCCGGGCGCGTACGCGGTGGCGCGGCTGCGCTTCTTCGGGCGGCGGCAGGTGCACTTCCTGTTCCTCGCCGTCTACCTGTTCCCGGCGATCGTGCTGGCCATCCCGCTGTTCGTGCTCTTCACGATGCTCGGGCTGCGGGGATCTCTGGTGGGCCTGATCCTCGTCTATATCGCGCAGACGGTGCCGGTCACGGTATACATGCTCCGCAACTACTTCGAGACCGTGCCACAGAGCGTGGAGGAGGCGGCGGCGATCGACGGGTGCACGCGCCTGTCGACCATCTGGCGGGTGGTGCTGCCGCTGTCCAAGCCCGCGCTCATGGCCACCGGCCTCTACGCGTTCATGATCGCCTGGAACGAGTTCCTGTTCGCCCTGCTCTTCCTCGTCGAGAGGCGGGAGAGCTGGACGGTCTCCCTGGGGCTCTCCCAGCTCGCGGGCAGTATCGAGATCCCGACCACGGTGCTCATGGCTGGGTCGGTGGTCCTGACGCTGCCCATCGTGATCATATTCTTCGCCGGTGAGCGGCTGCTGACGGAGGGCCTCACGGCAGGAGCAGAGAAAGGCTGA
- a CDS encoding carbohydrate ABC transporter permease codes for MRRVRTLREQEGRAGLALISPTLVITLVVVVLPLLWAIMLAFQDVRLINIRQAGLFGRYTLENFSYVLAEPGFWSALVNTLVYTVAGTALSIVIGLVAALALRDRFRGRTLVRASILVPYVAPVVAVAFLWETMLNPQYGIVNTWLSQPIAFLSQAKGTFLGVEVPVALLTVIAFEAWRYFPFAFLFVLARLQALPAELDEAAVVDGATPTQRFRYVIMPQLWRIIALLSVLRFVFTFTKFDDVYLLTGGGAGTEVVSVRVYNFLTARDDIGASAAQAIVLAVVLVVFLVVYLRFFGGGERAEQG; via the coding sequence GTGAGGCGTGTCCGGACACTTCGCGAGCAGGAGGGCCGGGCGGGACTCGCGCTGATCTCCCCCACCCTCGTCATCACGCTGGTCGTGGTGGTGCTGCCACTGCTCTGGGCGATCATGCTGGCGTTCCAGGACGTCCGGCTGATCAACATCCGGCAGGCGGGCCTGTTCGGCCGCTACACGCTGGAGAACTTCTCCTACGTGCTGGCCGAGCCCGGCTTCTGGTCGGCGCTGGTCAACACGCTCGTCTACACGGTGGCGGGCACGGCGCTGTCCATCGTGATCGGGCTGGTGGCCGCGCTGGCGCTGCGCGACAGGTTCCGGGGCCGGACGCTGGTCAGGGCCTCGATCCTGGTGCCGTACGTGGCGCCGGTGGTGGCCGTGGCCTTCCTGTGGGAGACGATGCTCAACCCCCAGTACGGCATCGTCAACACCTGGCTCAGCCAGCCGATCGCCTTCCTCAGCCAGGCCAAGGGCACCTTCCTCGGCGTCGAGGTGCCGGTGGCGCTGCTGACCGTGATCGCGTTCGAGGCGTGGCGCTACTTCCCGTTCGCGTTCCTGTTCGTCCTGGCCCGGCTCCAGGCGCTGCCCGCCGAGCTGGACGAGGCGGCCGTGGTGGACGGGGCGACGCCCACGCAGCGCTTCCGCTACGTGATCATGCCGCAGCTCTGGCGGATCATCGCGCTGCTGTCGGTGCTGCGCTTCGTGTTCACCTTCACCAAGTTCGACGACGTCTACCTGCTCACCGGCGGCGGGGCGGGCACCGAGGTGGTCAGCGTCCGGGTCTACAACTTCCTGACCGCCCGCGACGACATCGGCGCCTCGGCCGCGCAGGCCATCGTGCTCGCCGTGGTGCTCGTGGTCTTCCTGGTCGTCTACCTGAGGTTCTTCGGAGGTGGCGAACGTGCCGAGCAGGGATAG
- a CDS encoding ABC transporter substrate-binding protein, with amino-acid sequence MPNKVTAVLSAAVLAAATLAACGDDSETAANEITVWTEENLEDRMAVQKQMAADFTKKTGIKVNLVGVAEDQFSQVITSAAAAGKLPDVIGALPLASVRELETNDLLDTETPAKVVDQLGRETFSPRALELSTSDGKLLGVPSDGWAQLLLYRKDLFDKAGLQPPQTYEAVEAAAKRLNTGGVAGITLAIAPKDTFTAQSFEHVALANGCQLVDDAGNVTLGSPQCVRAISFYTGLARDYSVKGKQDVDSTRATYFSGRAAMTIWSSFILDELAGLRKDALPSCQECRTDPEWLAENTGVVTALKGPDASEPAQYGEIVSWVVPRDAAADSAAKWISFAMNEGYERWIGMAPEGKFPTRKGFEDRWNKLPAGVDTKKPLADVYPAAVLDALRASPDTFARWGIAQGQGKLVGATMGELPVPKALSQVVEGALTPEAAAAQAKNDVETIKRGIRQ; translated from the coding sequence ATGCCCAACAAGGTCACCGCCGTTCTCTCCGCCGCCGTCCTGGCCGCGGCAACGCTGGCCGCCTGCGGCGACGACAGTGAGACGGCCGCGAACGAGATCACCGTCTGGACCGAGGAGAACCTCGAGGACCGGATGGCCGTCCAGAAGCAGATGGCGGCGGACTTCACGAAGAAGACCGGCATCAAGGTCAACCTCGTGGGAGTCGCCGAGGACCAGTTCAGCCAGGTCATCACCTCGGCCGCCGCGGCCGGCAAGCTGCCCGACGTGATCGGGGCCCTGCCGCTGGCGTCGGTACGCGAGCTGGAGACCAACGACCTGCTCGACACCGAGACCCCCGCCAAGGTCGTCGACCAGCTCGGGCGCGAGACGTTCTCGCCGCGCGCCCTCGAACTGAGCACCTCCGACGGCAAGCTGCTCGGCGTGCCCAGCGACGGCTGGGCGCAGCTCCTCCTCTACCGCAAGGACCTGTTCGACAAGGCCGGGCTCCAGCCGCCCCAGACGTACGAGGCCGTGGAGGCGGCGGCGAAGCGGCTCAACACCGGTGGCGTCGCCGGCATCACGCTGGCCATCGCCCCCAAGGACACGTTCACGGCCCAGAGCTTCGAGCACGTGGCCCTGGCCAACGGCTGCCAGCTCGTGGACGACGCGGGCAACGTCACGCTCGGCTCGCCGCAGTGCGTCAGGGCGATCTCCTTCTACACCGGGCTGGCCCGCGACTACTCGGTCAAGGGCAAGCAGGACGTCGACTCCACCCGGGCCACGTACTTCTCCGGCAGGGCCGCGATGACCATCTGGTCCTCGTTCATCCTGGACGAGCTGGCCGGGCTGCGTAAGGACGCGCTGCCGAGCTGCCAGGAGTGCCGCACCGACCCCGAGTGGCTGGCCGAGAACACCGGGGTCGTCACCGCGCTGAAAGGGCCCGACGCGAGCGAGCCCGCGCAGTACGGCGAGATCGTCTCGTGGGTGGTGCCCCGTGACGCGGCCGCGGACTCCGCCGCCAAGTGGATCTCGTTCGCCATGAACGAGGGCTACGAGCGGTGGATCGGCATGGCGCCCGAGGGCAAGTTCCCGACCCGCAAGGGCTTCGAGGACAGGTGGAACAAGCTGCCCGCCGGGGTGGACACCAAGAAGCCGCTCGCCGACGTCTACCCGGCCGCCGTGCTCGACGCGCTGCGCGCCAGCCCCGACACCTTCGCCCGCTGGGGCATCGCGCAGGGCCAGGGCAAGCTGGTCGGCGCCACCATGGGCGAGCTGCCGGTGCCGAAGGCGCTGAGTCAGGTCGTCGAGGGCGCGCTCACCCCCGAGGCGGCCGCCGCGCAGGCCAAGAACGACGTCGAGACCATCAAGCGCGGGATCCGCCAGTGA
- a CDS encoding sugar phosphate isomerase/epimerase family protein has translation MKLGFLTACLPGDDLADIARWAADQGFEALEVAGWPSPDDRNHIRVDTFDQAEQERVGRIFAETGLTLSSIAYYENNLHPQAGAQVNAHLRRCVDAAAALGCPTVGTFVGRDPGLPVRDNLERAAGVFKPLVGYARDRGVEIVIENCLMKGWHPDGYPGNLAYSPELWEWMFTLGLKLNYDPSHLVPLGIDPVAAAMPYVSEIAHVQAKDTEILPGAVNRFGFYGPINGEKGWYRFRVPGLGQIDWPMVIGALRAGGYDGVVSVEHEDHVHSGSTERVQTGLGIAYGTLRHLVRG, from the coding sequence GTGAAACTCGGTTTTCTGACCGCCTGTCTCCCCGGAGACGATCTCGCCGACATCGCCCGATGGGCTGCCGACCAGGGCTTCGAGGCTTTGGAGGTGGCCGGATGGCCTTCTCCGGACGACCGAAATCACATCAGAGTAGATACTTTTGACCAAGCTGAACAGGAGCGGGTCGGGAGAATCTTCGCAGAGACCGGACTGACCCTTTCCTCGATCGCCTACTACGAGAACAATCTGCACCCACAGGCAGGGGCGCAGGTGAACGCTCACCTGCGCCGGTGCGTCGACGCGGCCGCCGCGCTGGGCTGCCCGACCGTCGGCACGTTCGTCGGGCGCGACCCTGGCCTGCCGGTCCGCGACAACCTGGAGCGGGCGGCCGGCGTGTTCAAGCCCCTGGTCGGGTACGCCCGGGACCGCGGGGTCGAGATCGTGATCGAGAACTGCCTGATGAAGGGCTGGCACCCCGACGGCTATCCGGGCAACCTGGCCTACTCCCCCGAGTTGTGGGAGTGGATGTTCACCCTCGGTCTCAAGCTCAACTACGACCCGTCCCACCTGGTCCCGCTGGGCATCGACCCGGTGGCGGCCGCCATGCCGTACGTCTCGGAGATCGCGCACGTGCAGGCGAAGGACACCGAGATCCTGCCCGGCGCGGTCAACCGCTTCGGGTTCTACGGGCCGATCAACGGAGAGAAGGGCTGGTACCGGTTCCGGGTGCCGGGGCTGGGCCAGATCGACTGGCCGATGGTGATCGGCGCACTCCGCGCGGGTGGCTACGACGGCGTGGTCTCGGTCGAGCACGAGGACCACGTCCACAGCGGCAGCACGGAGAGGGTACAGACCGGTCTCGGTATCGCTTACGGGACGTTGCGCCATCTTGTCAGGGGGTAA
- a CDS encoding zinc-dependent alcohol dehydrogenase — protein MHVITFQEPGLVHVGLEPPAPLEPGCVRVRTIYSGVSAGTELTAYRGTNPYLTRKWDTERRLFTEGQTHAYPLSGWGYQEVGEVVEAAPDVADPPVGSLVWGIWGHRAEAVVPAARLTGHVLPPGADPLSGVFARVGAIAMNAVHAADLHIGDQVAIFGQGVIGLLATRMAVLSGARVVAADAIPARLELARDYGAAETFDVRSGSVAEFMRKRVEGADTVIELSGSHQGLHEAIRTVRKGGRVVAAGFYQGDGVGLRLGEEFHHNQVQLVSSQIGGVASWLAHRWDVERMQRTFMELVHRGEIGVLDLVSHVVPAAEAAAAYELLDKHPSDVLQLVFRFEE, from the coding sequence ATGCACGTCATCACCTTTCAAGAACCGGGCCTCGTCCACGTAGGCCTGGAGCCGCCCGCCCCGCTGGAGCCGGGTTGCGTGCGGGTGCGCACGATCTACTCGGGGGTCTCCGCGGGCACGGAGCTGACCGCCTACCGCGGCACCAACCCCTACCTGACCCGCAAGTGGGACACCGAGCGCCGGCTCTTCACCGAGGGGCAGACGCATGCCTACCCACTCTCCGGGTGGGGCTACCAGGAGGTGGGCGAGGTGGTGGAGGCGGCTCCCGACGTCGCCGATCCGCCCGTCGGCAGCCTCGTCTGGGGCATCTGGGGCCACCGCGCCGAGGCGGTCGTGCCGGCCGCCAGGCTCACCGGTCACGTGCTCCCGCCCGGAGCCGATCCGCTGAGCGGTGTCTTCGCCCGCGTCGGCGCCATCGCCATGAACGCCGTACACGCCGCCGACCTGCACATCGGCGACCAGGTCGCGATCTTCGGGCAGGGCGTCATCGGCCTGCTCGCCACCCGCATGGCCGTGCTCAGCGGCGCCCGGGTGGTCGCGGCCGACGCCATCCCGGCCCGTCTGGAGCTGGCCCGCGACTACGGCGCCGCGGAGACGTTCGACGTGCGGTCGGGTTCGGTCGCCGAGTTCATGCGCAAGCGCGTCGAGGGCGCCGACACCGTCATCGAGCTGAGCGGCAGCCACCAGGGACTGCACGAGGCGATCAGGACCGTCCGCAAGGGCGGCAGGGTCGTGGCCGCCGGTTTCTACCAGGGCGACGGCGTCGGGCTGCGCCTCGGCGAGGAGTTCCACCACAACCAGGTGCAGCTCGTCTCCTCCCAGATCGGCGGGGTCGCCTCCTGGCTGGCGCACCGCTGGGACGTCGAGCGCATGCAGCGCACCTTCATGGAGCTGGTGCACCGGGGCGAGATCGGCGTCCTCGACCTGGTCAGCCACGTCGTCCCCGCCGCCGAGGCCGCCGCGGCCTACGAGCTGCTCGACAAGCACCCGTCAGATGTACTCCAGCTCGTCTTCCGATTCGAGGAGTGA
- a CDS encoding sugar phosphate isomerase/epimerase family protein, with the protein MKLSAQEQLLPGRTLQEKFAFAVEAGFDAIELRGKGDFHFAGRLTELKRALADGVVMPTVCVDMPHFIGDFDPARRTDAIQQLRSQLTVIAELGGIGVMTPASWGQFSRRLPPFEPPRSPHEDREVLTEALGVLGEHAQRNGVLIMLEPLNRYENHMVNTLAEAVSYCAMDSIRVVGDTYHMNIEEDDPCRSLLDAAPYLAHMQISESNRNQPGTGHLDWGAQLAALDAAGYDGYLALECRLRGEPEIVLPQTAAFIRKFL; encoded by the coding sequence GTGAAGCTTTCCGCCCAGGAGCAGCTTCTGCCCGGCCGCACCCTTCAGGAGAAGTTCGCCTTCGCGGTGGAGGCCGGCTTCGACGCCATCGAGCTGCGCGGCAAGGGTGACTTCCACTTCGCCGGGCGCCTGACGGAGCTGAAGCGGGCGCTGGCCGACGGCGTGGTCATGCCGACGGTGTGCGTGGACATGCCGCACTTCATCGGTGACTTCGACCCGGCCAGACGGACGGACGCGATCCAGCAGCTCCGGTCGCAGCTCACCGTCATCGCCGAGCTGGGCGGCATCGGCGTGATGACCCCCGCCTCCTGGGGCCAGTTCTCGCGCCGGCTCCCGCCGTTCGAGCCGCCGCGCAGCCCGCACGAGGACCGCGAGGTGCTCACCGAGGCGCTCGGGGTGCTCGGCGAGCACGCCCAGCGCAACGGCGTGCTCATCATGCTGGAGCCGCTCAACCGGTACGAGAACCACATGGTCAACACCCTGGCCGAGGCGGTCTCCTACTGCGCGATGGACTCCATCCGGGTCGTCGGCGACACCTACCACATGAACATCGAGGAGGACGACCCCTGCCGCTCGCTGCTGGACGCGGCGCCCTACCTCGCCCACATGCAGATCAGCGAGTCCAACCGCAACCAGCCCGGCACCGGCCACCTCGACTGGGGCGCCCAACTGGCCGCGCTCGACGCGGCGGGCTACGACGGCTACCTCGCGCTGGAGTGCCGCCTGCGCGGCGAGCCCGAGATCGTCCTGCCCCAGACCGCCGCCTTCATCAGGAAGTTCCTGTGA
- a CDS encoding zinc-dependent alcohol dehydrogenase, with product MIEVLSIESPGKVALVEEPLPEVPRGGFRVATTHSGISAGTELTYVKGDNPYLNASWDAALGLFVPGRPSVAYPVRGIGYMQVGMVVETRTRAVREGALVAMTYGHRTGYVADPMADRFVELPDDLDPLLGVYVAHMGPICANGLLHAAADLHGPAVRDLGDGVRGRRVVVVGAGVVGLLVASFALQYGAAEVVVVDETPSRLAIAEALGAGTLDFQDDPAVELKRRWRHGPNDRGADVVFQCRGQTRALALALRVLRPQGSVVDLAFYTQGADEVRLGEEFHHNGLTLRCAQIGRVPRGLAHSWDRERLSHETIALLRRRGALLREHVITDVVGFAEAPELFADLAARRRHAVQAVLCDNVQDEGG from the coding sequence ATGATCGAGGTGCTCAGCATCGAGTCTCCCGGCAAGGTGGCCCTGGTCGAGGAGCCGCTGCCGGAGGTGCCCAGGGGCGGCTTCCGGGTGGCCACCACCCACAGCGGCATCTCGGCGGGCACCGAACTCACCTACGTCAAGGGCGACAACCCCTACCTGAACGCCTCATGGGACGCGGCCCTCGGCCTGTTCGTGCCGGGGAGGCCCTCGGTCGCCTACCCGGTGCGCGGCATCGGCTACATGCAGGTGGGCATGGTCGTCGAGACCCGCACCCGGGCGGTGCGCGAGGGCGCGCTGGTGGCCATGACGTACGGCCACCGCACCGGCTACGTGGCCGACCCGATGGCCGACCGGTTCGTCGAGTTGCCCGACGACCTCGACCCGCTGCTCGGCGTCTACGTCGCCCACATGGGCCCGATCTGCGCCAACGGCCTGCTGCACGCCGCCGCCGACCTGCACGGGCCCGCCGTCCGCGACCTCGGCGACGGGGTGCGCGGCCGGCGCGTCGTGGTGGTGGGCGCCGGCGTGGTCGGCCTGCTGGTCGCCTCGTTCGCCCTGCAGTACGGCGCCGCGGAGGTCGTGGTGGTGGACGAGACCCCGTCCAGGCTGGCCATCGCCGAGGCGCTCGGCGCCGGCACGCTGGACTTCCAGGACGACCCCGCGGTCGAGCTCAAACGGCGCTGGCGCCACGGGCCCAACGACCGGGGCGCCGACGTGGTGTTCCAGTGCCGCGGCCAGACGCGGGCGCTGGCCCTGGCCCTGCGGGTGCTACGGCCCCAGGGCAGCGTGGTGGACCTCGCCTTCTACACCCAGGGCGCCGACGAGGTCCGGCTGGGCGAGGAGTTCCACCACAACGGGCTGACGCTGCGCTGCGCCCAGATCGGCAGGGTGCCGCGCGGCCTGGCCCACTCCTGGGACCGCGAGCGGCTCTCCCACGAGACGATCGCGCTGCTCAGGCGGCGCGGAGCGCTGCTACGTGAGCACGTGATCACTGACGTCGTCGGCTTCGCCGAGGCTCCCGAGCTGTTCGCCGACCTCGCGGCCCGCCGCAGGCACGCCGTCCAGGCCGTGCTCTGCGACAACGTCCAGGATGAGGGCGGCTGA
- a CDS encoding Gfo/Idh/MocA family protein, with product MSPIIRVGIIGAGNVAARHADVLSGFPDVTIAGIADTDLRRAEALALRHGSPAYGGHADLLDAGDLDAVFVCVPPFAHGKPEHDVLSCNLPIFVEKPLSLNLETAKNIAAEIERRGLPSAVGHHWRYLDIVERARDLLAGRPVRLAIGHWLDKVPPVGWWLDPALSGGQVVEQAVHVLDLARLLVGEVEMVHAVPAVNGVDGEVDRAVAAVLRFTGGATGMLATTCLLRHKHRVGLEVHADGIALDLTETRLTVDGETIVQDDGQAKIRVARAFIDAVRGGDGDVRVPYHEALRTHELALAVARSAAQSRPVELDGQGVS from the coding sequence GTGTCCCCAATCATTCGTGTCGGCATCATCGGTGCCGGTAACGTAGCCGCTCGCCATGCAGACGTACTGTCCGGCTTTCCCGACGTGACGATCGCTGGGATCGCCGACACTGATCTGCGAAGAGCTGAAGCCCTCGCTTTACGGCACGGCTCCCCCGCATATGGCGGCCATGCCGATCTTCTGGATGCCGGCGATCTGGACGCTGTCTTCGTATGTGTGCCACCTTTTGCGCACGGTAAACCGGAACATGATGTTCTGTCCTGTAATCTCCCGATATTTGTAGAAAAGCCGCTGTCACTTAACCTCGAAACCGCAAAAAACATCGCAGCCGAAATCGAGCGGCGCGGACTGCCGTCAGCCGTCGGCCACCACTGGCGCTATCTCGACATCGTCGAGCGGGCCCGCGACCTGCTGGCCGGCCGTCCGGTGCGGCTGGCCATCGGGCACTGGCTCGACAAGGTGCCGCCGGTCGGCTGGTGGCTCGACCCCGCCCTGTCCGGCGGGCAGGTCGTCGAGCAGGCCGTGCACGTCCTCGACCTGGCGCGGCTGCTGGTAGGCGAGGTGGAGATGGTGCATGCCGTGCCCGCCGTGAACGGGGTGGACGGCGAGGTGGACCGGGCCGTCGCCGCCGTGCTGCGCTTCACCGGCGGGGCGACCGGCATGCTGGCCACCACCTGCCTGCTGCGCCACAAGCACCGGGTCGGGCTGGAGGTGCACGCCGACGGCATCGCGCTCGACCTCACCGAGACCCGGCTCACCGTGGACGGCGAGACGATCGTGCAGGACGACGGCCAGGCCAAGATCCGCGTCGCCCGCGCGTTCATCGACGCCGTGCGGGGCGGGGACGGTGACGTGCGGGTGCCGTACCACGAGGCGCTCAGGACGCACGAGCTGGCGCTGGCCGTCGCCCGGTCGGCGGCGCAGAGCAGGCCGGTCGAACTCGACGGACAGGGGGTCTCATGA
- a CDS encoding glucosyl-3-phosphoglycerate synthase: MERDPRALARVREWYGPHSSTAEDWSPDALLRAKGTTTVSVVLPARNEESTVGDIITVIRRELVERTPLVDEILVVDSNCTDATAIKAAAAGARVVAQDAVLTHLPRLTGKGEALWKGLAASHGDIVVFVDSDLRDFGAHFVTGLLGPLLTDPAVHFVKGAYERPLIGDDGVARRGDGGRVTELVARPLINLFWPELAGFHQPLGGEYAARREVLAQVPFVTEYGVEFGMLVDLLDLVGLDAMAQVDLGTRTHSHQSTTALGRMAGQITLTAWSRLERQGRVLSSEPPSRTLLQFGLDGRPDLVDVSVAERPPLASLLFEEDVA; this comes from the coding sequence ATGGAGAGAGATCCGCGGGCCTTGGCCAGGGTAAGGGAATGGTACGGGCCTCACTCGAGCACCGCTGAGGACTGGTCTCCCGACGCCCTTCTGCGAGCCAAGGGAACGACCACGGTGAGCGTCGTGCTGCCGGCTCGTAACGAGGAAAGCACTGTCGGTGACATCATCACCGTGATCCGCCGCGAGCTCGTCGAGCGGACACCGCTCGTGGACGAGATTCTCGTCGTCGATTCCAACTGCACCGACGCGACCGCCATCAAGGCGGCCGCCGCGGGCGCGCGCGTGGTGGCGCAGGACGCGGTCCTCACGCACCTGCCCAGGCTCACCGGCAAGGGCGAGGCGCTGTGGAAGGGCCTGGCCGCCTCCCACGGCGACATCGTCGTGTTCGTCGACTCCGACCTGCGCGACTTCGGGGCCCACTTCGTGACCGGCCTGCTCGGGCCGCTGCTCACCGATCCCGCCGTCCACTTCGTCAAGGGCGCCTACGAGCGGCCCCTGATCGGGGACGACGGGGTGGCCAGGCGCGGCGACGGGGGGCGGGTCACCGAGCTGGTGGCCAGGCCGCTCATCAACCTGTTCTGGCCCGAGCTGGCCGGCTTCCACCAGCCGCTCGGCGGGGAGTACGCAGCCCGCCGCGAGGTCCTGGCCCAGGTGCCGTTCGTCACCGAGTACGGCGTCGAGTTCGGGATGCTGGTGGACCTGCTGGACCTGGTCGGGCTCGACGCGATGGCCCAGGTGGACCTGGGCACCCGGACGCACTCCCACCAGTCGACCACCGCGCTCGGCCGGATGGCCGGGCAGATCACGCTGACCGCCTGGTCCAGGCTCGAACGGCAGGGCCGGGTCCTGTCGTCGGAGCCGCCGTCCCGGACCCTGCTGCAGTTCGGGCTCGACGGCCGGCCGGACCTGGTGGACGTGTCCGTGGCCGAGCGGCCGCCGCTCGCCTCCCTGCTGTTCGAGGAGGATGTCGCGTGA